A genomic stretch from Empedobacter stercoris includes:
- the fbaA gene encoding class II fructose-bisphosphate aldolase, producing MSRKFPAGVATGSLVQDIINDAKANQYALPACNVIGSDTVNAAMEAAVEVNSPLIIQFSNGGAAFNAGKGLKGENQLSAIKGAIAGAKHIHTLAEAYGATVILHTDHCAKKLLPWIDGIMDANEEHFNKFGKTLFSSHMLDLSEEPLEENVETCKRYLDRMSKVGMTLEMELGITGGEEDGVDNSNVDNSLLYTQPEEVAYVYENLKSVSNNFWIAAAFGNVHGVYKPGNVVLTPKILDNSQKYINEKYNVENAVNFVFHGGSGSTLEEIREAISYGVIKMNIDTDLQYAFMEGVRKYFDENAAYLQGQIGNPDGAESPNKKYYDPRVWLRAGEISFKERLIQACHDLNNVNTLG from the coding sequence ATGAGCAGAAAATTTCCAGCCGGGGTTGCAACCGGTTCATTAGTTCAAGACATCATTAATGATGCAAAAGCTAATCAGTACGCTTTACCTGCGTGTAATGTCATTGGTTCAGATACAGTTAATGCTGCAATGGAAGCTGCAGTAGAAGTCAACTCTCCTCTTATTATTCAATTTTCTAACGGAGGTGCTGCTTTTAATGCTGGAAAAGGATTAAAAGGTGAAAATCAACTTTCTGCTATTAAAGGAGCTATTGCAGGTGCAAAACATATTCATACATTAGCTGAGGCATATGGAGCTACAGTAATTTTACATACTGACCATTGTGCAAAAAAATTATTACCTTGGATTGATGGTATTATGGATGCTAACGAAGAACATTTCAATAAATTCGGAAAGACTTTATTTAGTTCTCATATGTTAGACTTATCTGAAGAGCCATTAGAAGAAAACGTAGAAACGTGTAAAAGATACTTAGATCGAATGTCTAAAGTCGGAATGACGTTGGAAATGGAATTAGGTATCACAGGAGGTGAAGAAGATGGCGTTGACAATTCCAATGTTGATAACTCTTTGTTATATACTCAACCAGAAGAAGTAGCTTATGTTTACGAGAATTTAAAATCAGTTTCTAATAATTTCTGGATTGCAGCTGCATTTGGTAATGTACACGGAGTTTACAAACCTGGTAATGTTGTTTTAACACCAAAAATTTTAGATAACTCTCAGAAATACATCAACGAAAAATATAATGTAGAAAACGCTGTAAATTTTGTTTTCCATGGAGGTTCTGGTTCTACTTTAGAAGAAATCAGAGAAGCAATTAGCTATGGAGTGATTAAAATGAATATTGATACAGATTTACAATATGCATTTATGGAAGGTGTTCGCAAATATTTTGACGAAAATGCAGCGTATTTACAAGGACAAATTGGTAACCCAGATGGTGCTGAATCTCCAAATAAAAAATACTACGACCCACGTGTATGGTTAAGAGCAGGAGAAATTTCTTTCAAAGAAAGATTAATCCAAGCTTGCCACGATTTAAATAATGTTAATACTTTAGGATAA
- a CDS encoding HU family DNA-binding protein: MAIKYNVIQKAYPGDPTGPKKFYANSIADGEISLRRLSKEIAQTSSVSESDVYASLIDLAKMLAKHLADGKIVRLGDFGSFQISISSEGADSISKVTSASIKNSKILFRPGIDLRETLATLKYEKKKS; this comes from the coding sequence ATGGCAATAAAATACAACGTTATTCAAAAAGCTTATCCAGGAGATCCTACTGGTCCTAAAAAGTTTTATGCAAATTCTATTGCAGATGGTGAAATCTCTCTTCGTAGATTAAGTAAAGAAATCGCTCAAACTTCTTCCGTTAGTGAAAGTGATGTCTATGCATCGTTGATTGATTTAGCAAAAATGTTAGCTAAACATTTGGCAGATGGTAAAATTGTTCGCTTAGGAGATTTTGGATCTTTTCAGATAAGTATAAGTAGCGAAGGTGCAGATTCAATTTCAAAAGTAACTTCTGCTTCTATTAAAAATTCTAAAATACTTTTTAGACCTGGCATTGATCTTCGAGAGACTTTAGCGACTTTAAAGTATGAAAAAAAGAAAAGTTAA
- a CDS encoding serine hydrolase domain-containing protein — protein sequence MKYVAVVLASAMLFMGSCSKKNEQKEELRKKDPHALRFDSLDWKADFKPMHYTQAEINDYRNKVNTYYQDFWVNGNVSGGLLIVKNGQVLLEKYQGMADQRNQRPITPETPIHIASISKVFTSVAILKLVEKGKITLDQKVNTLLNNFPYEDITVRHLLNHRSGLPNYANVLWNGKKVMMDREKPISNQDVLDIFTEHDVKQIRSADKGFYYSNTNYAFLALIIEKIMKMPYPKAMKYMVFDPLEMKNTFVFEYDRDKDTVARSYKYNGYEWAWDDFDRTYGDKNIYSTPRDLYKLDIAMYSNNFLPKKIKKEAFKGYSYEQKGYKNYGLGIRLLEYEDGKKLLYHNGWWHGNNTVFVHDVNNQFTIIALGNKQNKNIYSAFRLVGLTDTYPIKAPIKDSMK from the coding sequence ATGAAATATGTAGCGGTTGTTCTTGCTTCTGCCATGCTTTTTATGGGAAGTTGTAGCAAGAAAAACGAACAAAAAGAAGAACTTAGAAAGAAGGATCCGCATGCTTTGCGCTTTGATTCGTTGGATTGGAAGGCAGATTTCAAGCCAATGCACTACACACAAGCAGAGATTAATGATTACCGAAACAAAGTAAATACCTATTATCAAGACTTTTGGGTCAATGGAAATGTAAGTGGAGGTTTGCTGATTGTTAAGAATGGTCAAGTACTTTTAGAGAAATATCAAGGGATGGCAGACCAAAGAAATCAGCGTCCTATCACTCCCGAAACCCCTATTCATATTGCATCTATCTCGAAGGTTTTTACATCTGTTGCTATTCTAAAGTTGGTAGAGAAAGGTAAAATTACATTAGATCAAAAGGTAAATACACTGTTAAATAATTTTCCTTACGAGGACATCACAGTTCGTCATTTGCTAAATCACCGCAGTGGTTTACCAAATTATGCCAACGTTTTGTGGAATGGTAAGAAGGTGATGATGGATCGCGAGAAGCCAATTTCTAATCAAGATGTGTTAGATATCTTCACCGAACACGATGTTAAACAAATTCGTTCAGCAGATAAAGGTTTTTATTACTCAAACACCAATTATGCTTTTCTTGCTTTAATCATCGAAAAGATAATGAAAATGCCTTACCCTAAGGCGATGAAATACATGGTTTTTGACCCGCTTGAGATGAAAAACACCTTTGTTTTTGAGTATGATCGCGATAAAGATACAGTAGCTCGTTCGTACAAATACAATGGTTATGAGTGGGCTTGGGACGATTTTGACCGTACTTATGGCGACAAAAACATCTATTCTACACCAAGAGATCTGTACAAATTAGACATTGCCATGTATTCGAACAATTTTTTACCAAAGAAAATCAAGAAAGAAGCTTTCAAAGGATATAGTTACGAGCAAAAAGGTTATAAGAATTATGGACTTGGAATACGTTTGTTAGAATACGAAGATGGTAAAAAATTGTTGTATCACAATGGTTGGTGGCACGGGAACAATACTGTTTTTGTACACGATGTTAACAATCAATTCACGATAATAGCTTTAGGAAATAAGCAGAACAAAAATATATATAGTGCCTTTAGATTAGTAGGGCTTACCGATACTTATCCTATAAAAGCACCCATAAAAGATTCGATGAAATAA
- a CDS encoding YaiO family outer membrane beta-barrel protein — protein MIQQSFLRKALFTLTFLPLFSYSQETKSSDDLFLEARHKAFEEKDYTAAKKLALQALAQSPEYTDIAVFLGRIYTWNDETDEARKVFQNIEKTMDPSTDFYLAYTSLEYWNENYTEAISIIDRGLIKYPKHEELLLLKAKIQNSGDLYSDASETIKELIAINPKNTEARELANRIEINNTKNAIGVNYNYSHFDKQFADDWHQVSVSYKRQTALGSLIFKVNYANKFKDNGVQYEVEAYPRLSKTFYMYIGGGYSDSDGIFPKYRTGASLYANLPKSFEAELGYRQLHFSDDVWMFTGSIGKYYKNYWFNLRAFVTPSDHNISHSYTFTTRYYTGDANNYLSLAIGTGISPEDFNNNLLENTTYKLKSFKIGANYNFSIKDLNLITIGANYYNQEYRPNQKGNQFDVSVSYSRKF, from the coding sequence ATGATTCAACAATCATTTTTAAGAAAGGCCCTATTTACTCTTACCTTTTTACCTTTATTTTCTTATAGCCAAGAAACAAAAAGTTCAGATGATTTATTTCTAGAAGCTCGACACAAAGCTTTCGAAGAAAAAGATTATACAGCTGCAAAGAAATTAGCTTTACAAGCTTTAGCACAATCTCCAGAATATACTGATATAGCTGTTTTCTTGGGAAGAATTTACACATGGAATGATGAAACGGATGAAGCTCGAAAAGTTTTTCAGAATATAGAAAAAACCATGGATCCTTCAACTGATTTTTATTTGGCCTACACTTCGCTTGAATATTGGAATGAGAATTATACAGAAGCTATATCTATCATTGATCGTGGTTTAATTAAATACCCTAAGCATGAAGAACTATTATTGTTAAAAGCTAAGATTCAGAATTCAGGGGATCTTTATAGTGATGCATCAGAAACAATCAAAGAATTAATTGCGATTAATCCTAAAAATACGGAAGCACGCGAATTGGCTAATCGCATCGAAATTAATAATACGAAAAATGCAATTGGTGTAAATTACAATTATTCACATTTCGATAAACAATTTGCTGATGATTGGCATCAAGTTTCAGTCAGTTACAAACGTCAAACTGCTTTGGGCTCATTGATTTTTAAAGTGAATTACGCCAACAAATTTAAAGATAATGGTGTACAATACGAAGTAGAAGCTTATCCGAGACTCTCTAAGACATTTTACATGTATATTGGTGGTGGATATTCAGATAGTGATGGTATTTTCCCAAAATACCGTACAGGGGCATCATTATATGCAAATTTACCAAAGAGTTTTGAAGCTGAATTAGGATATCGTCAACTTCATTTTTCTGATGATGTTTGGATGTTTACAGGATCTATCGGAAAATACTACAAAAATTATTGGTTTAACTTAAGAGCATTTGTTACTCCAAGCGATCATAACATCTCTCATTCGTATACCTTTACAACGCGTTATTATACGGGTGATGCTAATAATTATTTAAGTTTAGCGATAGGGACAGGTATTTCTCCAGAAGATTTTAACAATAATCTTTTAGAAAATACTACTTACAAATTGAAATCCTTTAAAATTGGAGCTAATTATAATTTTTCGATCAAAGATTTGAATTTAATTACAATCGGTGCAAATTATTATAACCAGGAATATCGTCCAAATCAAAAAGGAAATCAATTTGATGTAAGCGTTTCGTACAGCCGAAAATTCTAA
- a CDS encoding TrmH family RNA methyltransferase, whose amino-acid sequence MLSNNVIKIITSLGSKKYRQKYNLFVVEGVKNIGEVIKSSINIKELFIIEDFWPEATHIKKTFIEEKELKKISFLTTPNVGLALCQLPNYDENIQLKGLSIALDDIRDPGNLGTIIRLADWFGVEDILCSKESVDMYNPKVVMSTMGSFTRVKVHYIDLEKYLSQYKGNIFGTFMEGESIYEQILPQEGILVMGNEANGISKEIEALTTNKLSIPFFGTNGSTESLNVAVATSVILGEFKSQLSHKS is encoded by the coding sequence ATGTTATCAAATAACGTTATTAAGATAATAACATCTCTCGGTTCTAAAAAATATAGACAAAAATATAATTTGTTTGTCGTAGAAGGTGTTAAAAATATTGGGGAAGTTATAAAAAGTTCTATAAATATTAAAGAATTATTTATAATTGAAGACTTTTGGCCCGAAGCAACACACATCAAAAAGACATTTATAGAAGAAAAAGAGTTGAAAAAGATCAGTTTCTTAACAACTCCTAATGTTGGTCTTGCACTTTGTCAATTACCAAATTATGATGAAAATATCCAATTAAAAGGTTTGTCGATTGCGTTGGATGATATTCGAGATCCAGGAAATTTAGGCACAATTATCCGTTTGGCTGATTGGTTTGGTGTAGAGGATATTCTTTGTTCCAAAGAATCAGTTGATATGTACAACCCAAAAGTTGTGATGTCGACAATGGGATCTTTTACACGAGTGAAGGTGCATTATATTGATTTAGAAAAATATTTATCCCAATATAAAGGAAACATTTTCGGAACTTTTATGGAAGGAGAGTCTATATACGAGCAGATACTTCCACAAGAAGGTATCTTGGTAATGGGGAACGAAGCAAATGGTATCTCAAAAGAAATTGAGGCGTTGACGACAAATAAACTAAGCATTCCGTTTTTTGGGACAAATGGTTCTACAGAAAGTCTAAACGTTGCCGTTGCAACAAGTGTCATCTTAGGCGAGTTTAAGTCTCAACTTTCGCACAAATCATAA
- the accD gene encoding acetyl-CoA carboxylase, carboxyltransferase subunit beta has protein sequence MPWFIRSKKNITTPTESKKDVKKGLWYKTPSGKIIETEELKANAYVSPEDDHHVQIGSQEYFDILFDEGKFTELDTKVESKDPLNWTDTKPYKDRLKEIKKKTGMTDSIRNATGKIHGRDITISCMDFKFIGGSLGSVMGEKIARAIDYSIKHKTPYVIITQSGGARMMEAAISLMQLAKVEAKLIQLADHNIPYITVLTNPSFGGITASFGSIGDVIMAEPGALIGFAGPRVIKETIGRDLPEGFQTSEFLLEKGFVDMIVHRKKMKDKIKEVADMLMPIN, from the coding sequence ATGCCTTGGTTTATAAGAAGCAAGAAAAATATTACAACGCCTACAGAGTCAAAAAAAGACGTTAAGAAAGGCTTATGGTACAAAACACCATCAGGAAAAATTATCGAAACTGAAGAATTAAAAGCGAACGCGTATGTAAGTCCAGAGGATGATCATCACGTACAAATTGGTTCTCAAGAATACTTTGACATCTTATTTGACGAAGGAAAATTCACAGAATTAGACACAAAAGTAGAAAGTAAAGACCCTTTGAATTGGACAGATACAAAGCCTTATAAAGATCGTTTAAAAGAAATTAAAAAGAAAACGGGAATGACAGATTCTATTCGCAATGCGACTGGAAAAATTCATGGCCGTGACATTACTATTTCTTGTATGGATTTCAAATTCATTGGAGGTTCTTTAGGTTCTGTAATGGGAGAAAAAATCGCACGTGCAATTGATTATTCAATCAAACACAAAACACCGTATGTAATCATTACACAATCAGGTGGAGCGCGTATGATGGAAGCTGCAATTTCGTTAATGCAATTAGCAAAAGTAGAAGCTAAATTAATTCAATTAGCAGACCACAATATTCCTTACATTACAGTGTTAACGAATCCATCTTTCGGAGGTATTACAGCTTCTTTCGGATCTATTGGTGACGTGATTATGGCTGAGCCAGGCGCATTAATTGGATTCGCTGGACCACGTGTTATCAAAGAAACAATTGGTAGAGATTTACCAGAAGGATTCCAAACTTCTGAATTTTTATTAGAAAAAGGCTTCGTTGATATGATCGTTCACCGTAAAAAGATGAAAGATAAAATAAAAGAAGTAGCTGATATGTTAATGCCTATCAACTAA
- a CDS encoding ABC transporter permease: MEQENGSFSQIVFNKLRKNTLGVLSFGVIVLAAIISIFAYIFATDKTENANRQDLTIAYAPIGYQQKTIEIPLPNYTGETSFTDYIFGKEIDSEQISISSYKINGQNITYVPYLGNGLSGEPITIDASNWTKHNIKTKDIEKQYIYTKTYLLGTDSYGRDFYSRLIIGTRISFLIGFIAVFISLLVGVSLGAIAGYYKGTVDNMIMWLINVVWSIPTLLLVIAITLAIGKGFWQIFIAVGLTMWVEVARVVRGQFLSYREKEFVEAAKALGFSDARIIFNQILPNVVAPIIVISAANFASAILVESGLSFLGIGAQPPTPSWGNIIKEHYNHIILGKQHLAILPGLAIMLLVLGFNIFGNVLRDIMDIKQ, encoded by the coding sequence ATGGAGCAAGAAAACGGTTCATTTTCACAAATAGTATTCAATAAATTAAGAAAGAACACCCTTGGTGTTCTTTCTTTTGGTGTAATAGTATTGGCTGCAATTATCTCTATTTTTGCCTATATCTTTGCGACAGACAAAACAGAAAATGCAAACAGACAAGACCTAACCATTGCATATGCACCTATAGGTTATCAGCAAAAAACAATCGAAATTCCATTACCTAATTATACAGGAGAAACAAGTTTTACTGATTATATATTTGGGAAAGAGATCGATTCGGAACAAATAAGTATCTCATCTTACAAGATCAATGGACAAAATATTACCTATGTTCCTTATTTAGGAAACGGACTTAGTGGCGAACCTATTACCATAGATGCATCAAATTGGACAAAGCATAACATCAAAACAAAAGATATAGAGAAACAATATATCTATACAAAAACCTATCTTCTTGGTACAGATTCGTATGGAAGAGACTTTTATTCGAGGTTAATCATCGGGACAAGAATTTCATTTCTTATCGGGTTTATCGCAGTATTCATCTCATTACTTGTAGGAGTTTCCCTGGGCGCTATCGCAGGATATTACAAGGGAACAGTCGATAACATGATTATGTGGCTGATAAACGTAGTGTGGTCTATCCCAACATTACTATTGGTTATTGCCATTACTTTGGCTATTGGAAAAGGATTTTGGCAGATATTTATTGCCGTTGGTCTAACGATGTGGGTAGAAGTTGCCCGTGTTGTACGTGGACAATTCTTATCGTACAGAGAAAAAGAATTTGTAGAAGCAGCAAAAGCCTTAGGTTTTTCGGATGCAAGAATCATCTTCAATCAAATATTACCCAACGTGGTTGCTCCTATTATTGTGATATCGGCAGCCAATTTTGCTTCGGCAATTTTAGTAGAAAGTGGGCTTAGTTTCCTTGGAATTGGCGCACAACCTCCTACTCCGTCTTGGGGAAATATCATCAAAGAACATTACAACCATATCATTCTTGGGAAACAACATTTGGCAATCCTACCAGGTTTAGCCATCATGTTATTGGTTCTTGGATTTAATATCTTCGGAAATGTTTTGCGAGATATCATGGATATTAAACAGTAA
- the tamL gene encoding translocation and assembly module lipoprotein TamL, protein MQKKITTNIALISCLGLLFYSCSTTKKVPEGEYLFVKNKFEYDKEDPDIKKKKAIINKDLSDYVKQKPAGKFLGFFPLWQWVYNWSPAKFDETFQEYYRVDAPFRNQKLLDSLLTKNNLNQYVGQSLWKERLYFSQGEAPILLDEEQSEFSAKNLNRLFHDKGYFDSKVAVSYDKDSVSKKAETIYDIKLGEPSYIETFTQKISDVKIEEYLNSPLGKQTVLHAGDQYNFDKFEEERDRIVDLLKNRGYYDFNDTGEDLYFEADTLKSNKRLDVTMFIDKLSQDSLKIDSITPFTQYRFGKVNIYADSRNIVDDESSLIKKEYKDYNVFYTKEPEYRPRYFTDAFVIRPNQLYRQRQEIQTKRNIFKKENINLHGFRITKQDSILNVDVFFTPKKKYDLNLFVESYASRYMNFAISPGMTLTSRNLFGGGENLETTLKGTLGSVNKDFSMNKAFLNAYEVGIETKLKFPYLLTPINLDNILPKRFSAESAIRMNASTQKNVGLDKTTYGFGFDMDISSSEFQHKVSIFNTEFINNRKKDRYYEVFTRDNTTKEEVKKLYYEYNPDAPIYVTDDELTDAIEADKGFQNSLTGEDARLYVDFENMLYRKANISQNILINSFIYQFTYNQENAFRPKSNPWFIQARIELAGNVLRGLDKAFGFNKAEPDRDGNQAGLIFGIPYSQFVKLDIDVRRKFKMNSNSSIAGRFLFGIIQPYGNSDTAPFVRSYSAGGANDVRGWAPLTLGPGSKPRINSKNQSLEFESMKLLFNAEYRFHLFGSLEGAYFIDAGNIWGVNKDRQETLFKFKDFYKELGIGSGVGFRYHIGTFAIVRFDLGYKIYDPSYEIGERWQFDNFNILKPRLHFGINYPF, encoded by the coding sequence ATGCAAAAAAAAATTACAACAAATATAGCACTTATCTCTTGTTTGGGATTACTTTTTTATAGCTGTAGTACAACTAAAAAAGTTCCTGAAGGAGAATATTTGTTTGTAAAAAACAAATTTGAATACGATAAAGAGGATCCTGATATAAAGAAGAAAAAGGCGATAATCAACAAAGATTTAAGTGATTATGTAAAACAAAAGCCTGCTGGAAAGTTCTTAGGATTTTTTCCTCTTTGGCAATGGGTGTACAATTGGTCGCCTGCAAAGTTTGATGAGACATTTCAGGAATATTATCGTGTAGACGCCCCTTTCCGTAACCAAAAGTTATTGGATAGTTTGTTAACAAAAAATAATCTGAACCAATATGTTGGACAAAGTTTGTGGAAAGAACGTCTTTATTTTAGCCAAGGTGAAGCACCAATTTTATTAGACGAAGAACAGTCAGAATTTTCGGCAAAGAACTTAAATCGATTATTTCATGACAAAGGTTATTTCGATTCGAAAGTAGCTGTTTCTTATGACAAAGATTCGGTTTCGAAAAAAGCAGAAACCATTTATGATATTAAATTAGGTGAACCATCTTATATCGAAACGTTTACTCAAAAAATTTCCGATGTTAAAATTGAAGAATACTTGAATTCTCCTTTGGGAAAACAAACTGTGTTACATGCTGGAGATCAATACAACTTTGATAAATTTGAAGAAGAACGTGATCGTATTGTTGATTTATTAAAGAACAGAGGTTACTATGATTTTAATGACACGGGAGAAGATTTATACTTTGAAGCGGATACATTAAAAAGCAATAAGCGCCTTGATGTCACGATGTTTATTGATAAACTTAGTCAAGATTCGTTGAAAATTGATAGTATTACTCCTTTTACGCAATATCGTTTTGGGAAGGTCAATATCTATGCCGATTCGCGCAATATAGTTGATGACGAAAGTTCATTAATCAAAAAAGAATACAAAGATTACAACGTTTTTTATACAAAAGAACCAGAATATCGTCCTCGATATTTTACAGATGCATTTGTAATTCGACCAAATCAATTGTATCGCCAACGACAAGAAATTCAAACAAAACGAAATATTTTCAAAAAAGAAAATATCAACTTACATGGATTTAGAATAACCAAACAAGATTCGATTTTGAATGTTGATGTTTTTTTTACGCCTAAAAAGAAATACGATTTGAATTTATTTGTCGAAAGTTACGCTTCTCGTTATATGAATTTTGCAATTTCTCCCGGGATGACCTTAACTTCGAGGAATTTATTTGGTGGAGGAGAAAATTTAGAAACAACGTTAAAAGGAACATTGGGTTCGGTTAACAAAGATTTCTCGATGAATAAAGCTTTCTTGAATGCTTACGAAGTTGGAATTGAAACCAAATTGAAGTTTCCTTATTTGTTAACACCTATTAATCTTGATAATATTTTACCTAAACGTTTCTCTGCTGAATCGGCAATCAGAATGAATGCAAGTACGCAGAAAAATGTAGGTTTAGATAAAACGACTTATGGCTTTGGTTTTGATATGGATATTTCGAGTTCAGAATTTCAACACAAAGTCTCTATTTTCAACACTGAATTTATCAATAATCGTAAAAAAGATCGCTATTACGAAGTTTTTACTAGAGATAATACAACAAAAGAAGAAGTAAAAAAACTCTATTACGAATACAATCCAGATGCACCAATTTATGTAACAGATGATGAATTAACAGACGCTATTGAGGCAGACAAAGGATTTCAGAACTCGTTAACAGGAGAAGATGCAAGATTATATGTTGATTTTGAAAACATGTTATACAGAAAAGCAAACATTTCTCAAAATATATTGATTAATTCATTTATATATCAATTTACATACAATCAAGAAAATGCCTTTCGTCCAAAAAGTAATCCGTGGTTTATACAAGCTAGAATTGAGTTAGCTGGAAATGTTTTACGAGGTTTGGACAAAGCCTTTGGTTTTAATAAAGCTGAACCTGATCGAGATGGAAATCAAGCAGGATTAATTTTTGGCATTCCTTATTCTCAATTCGTAAAATTGGACATTGATGTTCGTCGAAAATTTAAAATGAATTCGAATTCAAGCATAGCTGGTCGATTTTTATTTGGTATTATTCAACCTTACGGAAATTCAGACACAGCGCCATTTGTAAGAAGTTATTCGGCAGGAGGTGCAAATGATGTGCGTGGTTGGGCTCCATTGACATTAGGTCCTGGAAGTAAACCTCGTATCAATTCAAAAAATCAGAGTTTAGAATTTGAGAGTATGAAATTGTTATTCAATGCTGAATATCGTTTCCATCTTTTCGGAAGTTTAGAAGGTGCATATTTTATTGATGCTGGTAATATTTGGGGCGTTAATAAAGATCGACAAGAAACATTATTCAAGTTCAAAGATTTTTATAAAGAATTAGGAATTGGGTCTGGTGTAGGTTTCCGTTACCACATTGGTACGTTTGCAATTGTAAGATTTGATTTAGGTTACAAAATTTATGATCCTTCATACGAAATAGGTGAACGTTGGCAATTTGATAATTTTAATATCTTGAAACCAAGATTACACTTCGGAATTAATTATCCTTTCTAA